AGGAGAGAAGAGATGGCACAGCAGCCGGAGGCCGGGCGCCGGGCGCCGCTCAACCGGGAGCGCGTCCTGCGGGCGGCCATCGCGCTCGCGGACGACGGCGGCATCGAGTCGCTCAGCATGCGCAAGCTCGCCCAGGAGTTGGGTGTCGTACCGATGGCCCTCTACAAGCACGTTCCCAACAAGGAGCAGCTCCTTGACGGCATGGTCGACACGGTCGTGGCCCGGATCGACCTCCCGGCGAGCGGTTCCGGCTGGAAGGACGTGGTTCGCGGGCGTGTGCTGTCGGCCCGCCGCGTGCTCCTGCGGCACCGCTGGGCCGCGCAGGTGATCGAGTCGCGCACCGGGCCGACCCCGGCCGTACTGGATTACCTGGACTCGATGATCGGGACGTTCCGCGACGGAGGCTTGTCCGTCGACCTCACCCATCACGCGATGCACGCCATGGGGAGTCGACTGCTGGGCTTCAGCCAGGAGCTGTTCGACGACTCCGGGAGCGGCGACCCGAACGGCGACCCGAGCGACGGCCCGAAAAGCGACCCGAACGGCGACCCGAACGGCGGGGCCGAGGCGCTCGCGGCAGGGGCCGCGATGGCGGCACGTTACCCGCGGATCGCCGAGCTGGCGGCGGGGGCCACCCATGACGGGACGTCGGTCGTCGGCGCCCGGCGCTGCGACGATCAGTTCGAGTTCGAGTTTGCGCTGGACCTCATCCTGGACGGGCTGGAGAGACTCCACCGGCGGGGATGGACGTCCACGAGCCCACCCGGCGCCGCCGGCGCCTGAGGAACCCGACGGGCGCGACGCGGGAACAGGCCGTGGCCGGCACCGTCCCCCTCGGTGCCGGCCACGGGGTCAGCGGTTGACTGGTTCAGTGGTTCAGCGGCGGGCGTGGGAACGTGCGGGCGGGAAGCTCACGTTCTGGAGCGTGAACTGGTTCTTCGTGTCGGTCAGGTTCTTGTTGAGATACGGCGAGTAGGTCTGGACGCCGACCGTCTTCGCCGTCGGGTTGAATTCGAGGATCCGGAAGTAGCTGTTCGGGCCGAGTGCGCCGGGGTTCTGGTAGTCGGCCTGGATCTGGTGGACGGTGTTTCCGTTCACCCCCTTCTCCACGATCACCCCCTGGTTGACGTAGTGGCCCGAGAACACCATCGTCACGTTGGGGTGCCGGCTGACCATCCGGGCCCAGAGCTTCTGGCCGACGCTGTCCTTCGTCGTGCCGTTCTGGTAGGCGTGGGTCACGATCATGACCTGGCGGTCGGGGTGCTCGGAGATCACCTTGTTGCCCCAGGCGATCTCGTCGTCGGTGGGCGCGTACTTCAGCGCGAGGATGAGCCAGTTCGTGCCTCCGGCCGAGAACACGTGGAAGCTGTTGTCGTTCTGCGCGGCCGGGTAAGTGCCGCCGAACGACGGCAGGTTCGCGAAGGCACTCCGCGGGAAGTTGCGGTTGAACGCCACCGCGTCACGTACCACGATCGGGTTCTGGCCCTTGGGCATCGCGTCCATGTCGTGGTTGCCCACCGCGAGGATGTACGGGGTCGCACCGTTCAACTGCCGCAACGCGCCGGTCGCGTTGGTCCACTGGGACGACTGGTCGGAGTCGTCGACGATGTCACCCTCGTGGATCGCGTACTTGATGTTCCGCGCGATCGTGTTCTCCTTGATCCACTTTCCCTGGGCGTTGAAGGCCTGCGGGAAGCTCTCCGCCGAGTACTGCGTGTCGGGGAGAACCACGATGCTGAACTTCTCGGGCGCCTTCGCGTGCGGCGCCGAACGATCGGC
This region of Streptomyces sp. NBC_00513 genomic DNA includes:
- a CDS encoding metallophosphoesterase yields the protein MTRFRARVLGVVAAGLSVGLVALPATAADRSAPHAKAPEKFSIVVLPDTQYSAESFPQAFNAQGKWIKENTIARNIKYAIHEGDIVDDSDQSSQWTNATGALRQLNGATPYILAVGNHDMDAMPKGQNPIVVRDAVAFNRNFPRSAFANLPSFGGTYPAAQNDNSFHVFSAGGTNWLILALKYAPTDDEIAWGNKVISEHPDRQVMIVTHAYQNGTTKDSVGQKLWARMVSRHPNVTMVFSGHYVNQGVIVEKGVNGNTVHQIQADYQNPGALGPNSYFRILEFNPTAKTVGVQTYSPYLNKNLTDTKNQFTLQNVSFPPARSHARR
- a CDS encoding TetR/AcrR family transcriptional regulator C-terminal domain-containing protein, producing the protein MAQQPEAGRRAPLNRERVLRAAIALADDGGIESLSMRKLAQELGVVPMALYKHVPNKEQLLDGMVDTVVARIDLPASGSGWKDVVRGRVLSARRVLLRHRWAAQVIESRTGPTPAVLDYLDSMIGTFRDGGLSVDLTHHAMHAMGSRLLGFSQELFDDSGSGDPNGDPSDGPKSDPNGDPNGGAEALAAGAAMAARYPRIAELAAGATHDGTSVVGARRCDDQFEFEFALDLILDGLERLHRRGWTSTSPPGAAGA